In the Setaria italica strain Yugu1 chromosome VI, Setaria_italica_v2.0, whole genome shotgun sequence genome, one interval contains:
- the LOC101752898 gene encoding protein PHOTOSYSTEM I ASSEMBLY 2, chloroplastic has protein sequence MAGTGCHSLLSPASRLSPEFFSRRRASAVGRGACRPSKVRPQIRCCAKDDDSKGCADMPKGKDEETRPSRRKCLVCLGAVTLISATGPTISTPNGLAADMMNKPGIQKAVCRNCNGSGAVICDMCGGTGKWKALNRKRAKDVYEFTECPNCYGRGKLVCPVCLGTGLPNNKGLLRRPEAKQLLDKMYNGKILPRS, from the exons ATGGCGGGCACCGGCTGCCACTCGCTCCTCTCGCCGGCCTCGCGGCTCTCCCCTGAGTTCTTCTCGCGCCGTCGAGCCTCCGCCGTCGGTAGGGGAGCCTGCCGGCCGAGTAAAG TGCGACCTCAGATCCGATGCTGCGCGAAAGATGACGATTCGAAGGGATGTGCAGACATGCCCAAGGGCAAG GATGAAGAAACTAGGCCGTCAAGACGAAAATGTCTTGTCTGTCTAGGTGCTGTAACATTGATCAGTGCAACAGGACCAACAATTAGTACACCAAACGGACTCGCTGCGGATATGATGAACAAGCCTGGGATACAGAAAGCTGTTTGCAGAAATTGTAATGGTAGCGGTGCTGTGATAT GTGATATGTGTGGTGGCACAGGAAAATGGAAAGCCCTCAACCGAAAGAGGGCAAAAGATGTTTACGAATTCACAGAGTGCCCGAATTGCTACG GTCGAGGGAAGCTGGTATGCCCAGTCTGTCTTGGAACTGGCCTGCCGAACAACAAAGGCCTACTCCGGCGACCAGAAGCAAAGCAACTGCTTGATAAGATGTACAACGGCAAGATATTGCCAAGGTCATAG